A section of the Babylonia areolata isolate BAREFJ2019XMU chromosome 1, ASM4173473v1, whole genome shotgun sequence genome encodes:
- the LOC143291531 gene encoding transmembrane channel-like protein 1: MSHQWSRRNSHRASSRRKRRRRSVRSNSSFGGFPEDEDEILQMYGEDGELDEDPAILVNPEALVDRIRDQKEMMENVKFQPWPIGKKLRLLSLARSFIEKHEGRLSRGRGYQQKGQQLLKQLKRSWNNLENWITPWEMKIKRIESHFGSVVTSYFIFLRWLLWINLWLTVGQCCFVIVPETLVGQDYGATMRKTIPENEEHTAYDLKTIWNAAGVMRYSPLFYGYYGNEPTIGSGYRLPLAYLVTTLVSFAYSFIVVLKKMASNSRQSRMSNKDEQFTFAWKLFSDWDYMVGNPETATTKHASIVTTMKEAIVEEQEKKQEENKYLLIFLRVLANVLIVILLAASTYVIYLFVERSRELELKKLANPDYQADFWSENELTIIVTMITTLFPNVLDLISLMEKYHPRTALRLMLARIFVLNLINLYTLFIALYYKQEDLQNATFQAGEITNSSQCSNSSSTSNLLLDLPSTTPLPSPSPIITQMAPVTSSPGTAQSNSSHLLADCDSHLNATRANICWETMIGQEVFKLTIMDLIVTLGQIFVIDVFRSIFVKYCNNICCWDLQKTFPEYPDFKTAENLLHLINNQGVIWLGVFFSPGLALLNLMKLLLLMYVRCWTVLVCNVPQERIFRASRSNNFYFALLLVMLFLCMLPPLFAIVGIKPSVSCGPFSDLEKIYHILTRTMETELPSSVNSLIEYAASPGVILPIFMLMGMTIYYLISVGRSLRDANNELRMMLEYERTEGRKKVYAMADAKHEEPPGGVQNPGLAKMASAVSSVLKAARSAKAFGGLGLAVEQKRKQPSTSDAGGEKGAPAVHPKPHVPVAVVHGKRSLKRSAAAVRNRAVALRQQNQQQQRDQHQQQYRQHPPDRQRVAATNGRTNGRMQVTASSSLDTPEASSNEEEEEEDVEGLSSPHSSPNSSSHVSPHHQHRHHDDPSATVDQTGHLRPVTEDDVELEMGSSSDDDDEDQSDDDGARDEPGDDTANLPTSSGTPEHTSSTQRQSAARPPAVRPKPSRPSRKIQPTEIPTITVVDFGEEASANEHQSGDDSPETHVEPMVIVENEETSHRKRPRRNKVVSTESQQSERTKQKARKSARTSQQSVPSERNDEIRNDPGESAVTVEPSVNDNDEHRTSENRPSTSHGNGDATDGARNSEAAVKKTQGKAKARFSSILARFQKMEK; the protein is encoded by the exons TCTGGCCCGCTCTTTCATCGAGAAGCACGAGGGGAGGTTGTCCAGAGGACGGGGCTATCAGCAGAAAGGACAACAG CTGCTGAAACAGCTCAAGCGATCCTGGAACAACCTGGAGAACTGGATCACCCCGTGGGAGATGAAGATCAAACGGATTGAAA gtcactTCGGATCAGTGGTGACGTCCTATTTCATCTTCCTACGGTGGCTGTTGTGGATCAACCTGTGGCTGACTGTTGGACAGTGCTGTTTTGTCATTGTGCCTGAG ACGCTGGTGGGGCAGGACTACGGTGCCACGATGAGGAAAACTATTCCTGAGAACGAGGAACACACTGCCTACGACCTCAAGACCATCTGGAATGCCGCG GGGGTCATGCGGTATTCTCCTCTCTTCTACGGGTACTATGGCAATGAACCCACTATCGGCAGCGGGTATCGTCTGCCCTTGGCCTACCTGGTGACCACCCTGGTGTCCTTCGCATACAGCTTCATTGTGGTTCTGAAAAA GATGGCCTCCAACTCTCGCCAGAGCCGCATGTCCAACAAGGACGAGCAGTTCACGTTCGCCTGGAAGCTGTTCAGTGACTGGGACTACATGGTGGGCAACCCGGAGACCGCCACCACCAAGCATGcctccatcgtcaccaccatGAAG GAAGCTATAGTTGAAGAACaagagaagaagcaggaagaaaaCAA GTACTTGCTGATCTTCCTACGGGTCCTGGCCAACGTGCTGATCGTCATTCTTCTGGCAGCAAGCACCTACGTCATCTACCTCTTCGTGGAGAGGTCCCGCGAACTGGAACTGAAGAAACTCGCCAACCCTGATTACCAGGCCGACTTCTGGTCGGAAAATGAG CTGACAATCATCGTGACCATGATCACCACGCTGTTCCCCAACGTCCTTGACCTCATTTCACTCATGGAAAAATACCATCCTCGTACCGCTCTGCGTCTGATGCTGGCCAG aatcttCGTTCTCAACCTGATCAACTTGTATACTTTGTTCATCGCTCTGTATTATAAGCAGGAAGACCtg CAAAACGCCACCTTCCAGGCAGGGGAGATCACCAACTCATCACAGTGCTCCAACAGTTCCTCCACTTCCAACCTCCTCCTggacctcccctccaccacccccctcccctccccttcccctatcATCACCCAGATGGCCCCCGTGACCTCCTCCCCTGGCACAGCACAGAGCAACAGCAGCCATCTGCTCGCGGACTGTGACAGCCACTTGAACGCCACTCGGGCCAACATCTGTTGGGAGACCATGATTGGCCAG GAAGTGTTCAAACTGACCATTATGGACCTCATCGTTACCTTGGGCCAGATCTTCGTCATCGACGTCTTCCGCAGCATCTTCGTCAAGTACTGCAACAACATCTGCTGCTGGGATCTTCAGAAGACCTTC CCAGAATACCCAGACTTCAAAACTGCTGAAAATTTGCTGCATTTGATCAACAATCAGGGAGTCATTTG GCTGGGTGTGTTCTTCTCCCCGGGCCTGGCACTGCTCAACCTgatgaagctgctgctgctgatgtacGTGCGCTGCTGGACTGTGCTCGTGTGCAACGTGCCCCAGGAGCGCATCTTCCGCGCCTCCCGCTCCAACAACTTCTACTTCGCCCTCCTCCTCGTCATGCTCTTCCTCTGCATGCTGCCACCGCTGTTCGCTATCGTGGGCATCAAGCCTTCTGTTAGTTGTGGGCctttcag TGACCTGGAGAAGATCTATCACATCCTGACCAGAACCATGGAGACCGAACTGCCTAGCAGTGTCAACTCCCTCATTGAGTACGCTGCCTCCCCCGGCGTCATCCTACCCATCTTCATGCTCATGGG AATGACAATTTATTACCTGATATCAGTCGGCCGGTCTCTGAGGGATGCCAACAACGAACTGCGAATGATGCTGGAATAT GAGCGAACAGAAGGTCGGAAAAAAGTGTACGCCATGGCTGACG CTAAACACGAGGAGCCACCCGGTGGAGTGCAGAACCCTGGTCTTGCCAAAATGGCTTCTGCCG TGTCTTCGGTGCTGAAAGCAGCCCGGTCGGCCAAAGCGTTCGGCGGACTGGGACTGGCAGTCGAGCAGAAGCGGAAACAGCCGAGCACTTCCGATgcgggaggagagaagggggcgcCAGCGGTACACCCCAAGCCTCACGTGCCTGTTGCGGTGGTCCATGGGAAGAGATCGCTCAAACGGAGTGCTGCGGCTGTCAGAAACAG GGCAGTGGCGCTGAGGCAAcaaaaccagcagcagcagcgggaccagcaccagcagcagtaccGCCAGCATCCACCCGACAGACAGCGGGTAGCGGCCACCAACGGGCGCACCAACGGACGCATGCAGGTGACGGCATCCAGCTCCCTGGACACGCCCGAGGCCAGCtccaacgaggaggaggaggaggaggacgtggaggGGCTCAgctccccacactcctcccccaactcctcctctcacgtctccccccaccaccaacaccgtcACCATGACGACCCCTCCGCCACCGTGGACCAAACGGGTCACCTGAGACCAGTCACTGAGGATGACGTGGAGCTGGAGATGGGTTCGtccagtgacgacgacgacgaggaccaGTCCGACGACGATGGTGCCCGCGACGAGCCTGGAGACGACACGGCGAACCTCCCCACCTCCTCAGGTACTCCCGAACATACCTCCTCCACACAGCGACAGAGCGCTGCCAGGCCTCCCGCTGTACGTCCCAAACCAAGCCGACCTTCCCGGAAGATCCAGCCCACCGAGATTCCAACAATAACCGTGGTGGATTTCGGGGAAGAGGCAAGCGCTAACGAACATCAGAGCGGTGACGATTCTCCGGAAACGCACGTCGAACCAATGGTCATCGTTGAAAACGAGGAAACCAGCCATAGAAAAAGGCCTCGCAGGAACAAGGTCGTGAGCACTGAGAGTCAGCAAAGTGAACGGACTAAACAAAAGGCAAGAAAAAGTGCAAGAACCAGTCAGCAGTCTGTGCCTAGCGAAAGGAATGATGAAATCCGGAACGATCCCGGTGAGAGTGCAGTTACTGTGGAACCCAGTGTGAATGACAACGATGAGCATCGCACGAGTGAAAACAGACCAAGTACTTCTCATGGTAATGGCGATGCCACCGACGGAGCCAGAAACTCTGAGGCTGCTGTGAAAAAGACACAGGGCAAGGCCAAAGCCAGGTTTTCCAGTATACTAGCTCGATTCCAGAAAATGGAAAAATGA